In the genome of Siniperca chuatsi isolate FFG_IHB_CAS linkage group LG17, ASM2008510v1, whole genome shotgun sequence, one region contains:
- the tap2a gene encoding antigen peptide transporter 2a: MKTKTLVPRQSRSYEDDCYWKMAGDTAVIIRKVGALTLAVCVDLSLFYASGFVVIHSVFGHLPRLWVSAALRCLALTAVTLLSLGDLKPSLIRLITAHSLLPAVFETGTKALYNEETQCGSSADMRCWLICTGASLAAALFWEITIPDTDDAAAGKENKQKARVLFVRVLRLYKPYYHLLLGGLVFLSLAVICEMFIPFYTGRVIDILGSQYQPNEFISAVLFMGLFSLGSSVSAGCRGGLLLCAISAYTCRVKVMLFGALTKQEIGFFETIKTGEITSRLSKDTTLMGRTVCLNVNVLLRTFIKTLGMISLMMNLSWKLTFLVLMETPITGLIQNIYDTHYQRLSLAVQDSMALANEAANEAVSSIHVVRSFNTEKQEARRYDDRLMDTHILKTRRDTVTAVYLLARRLTGLGMQVLMLYYGRLFIRSGQMTTGNLVSFILYQSDLGDNIRTLTYIFGDMLNSVGAAGKVFEYLDRKPQVSTEGKLKPDQLAGAVSFHHLNFAYPSCPNKTVLQDFSLELKSGQMTALVGPSGEGKSTCVSLLQRFYEPQDGEILLDNKPLKSYDHHFLHKKIAVVNQEPVLFSGSIRDNIAYGLADCSLDEIQEAARKANAHDFIKQMEKGYDTEVGEGGGQMSKSERQRIAIARALVRQPQVLILDEITSSLDSESENKVQQALASCPNQTLLVIAHRLKTIEKADQIVVIGEGRVRERGTHQELMDRKGSYYKLREKLFTEGNSPQ; the protein is encoded by the exons ATGAAAACTAAAACGCTGGTCCCGCGGCAGAGCAGGTCGTACGAGGACGACTGTTACTGGAAAATGGCAGGCGATACAGCAGTAATAATCCGCAAAGTCGGTGCTTTGACTTTAGCAGTTTGCGTCGACCTTTCTTTGTTTTACGCATCGGGATTCGTTGTGATTCACAGCGTCTTTGGACATCTTCCGCGCCTTTGGGTTTCTGCGGCTCTCCGGTGCTTGGCACTAACTGCTGTAACTCTGCTCAGCCTTGGAGACCTAAAACCGTCTCTGATTCGTTTAATAACGGCGCACAGTCTGCTGCCCGCGGTGTTTGAGACCGGgaccaaagcgctttacaatgaGGAGACCCAGTGTGGCTCATCGGCGGATATGCGCTGCTGGCTGATATGCACCGGAGCGTCGCTGGCCGCTGCACTGTTTTGGGAAATCACCATCCCGGACACCGACGATGCCGCCGCCGGTAAAGAGAACAAGCAGAAAGCCAGAGTGCTGTTTGTGAGAGTCCTCCGCCTGTACAAACCCTACTATCACCTGCTGCTTGGAGGGCTTGTGTTCCTGTCGCTGGCTGTTATCT GTGAGATGTTCATCCCGTTCTACACTGGGAGAGTCATTGACATCCTCGGCAGTCAGTACCAGCCCAATGAATTCATATCCGCAGTCCTCTTCATGGGCCTGTTCTCTCTGGGAAG cTCTGTGAGTGCGGGCTGCAGAGGGGGTCTCTTACTTTGTGCCATCAGTGCCTACACATGCAGAGTGAAGGTCATGCTGTTTGGGGCCTTGACCAAACAGGAAATTGGATTCTTTGAGACCATAAAGACAG GTGAAATCACGTCCAGGTTGTCTAAAGACACCACCCTGATGGGAAGAACAGTGTGTCTGAATGTCAATGTGCTGCTGAGGACATTCATCAAGACACTGGGCATGATCTCCCTGATGATGAATCTTTCATGGAAGCTCACGTTCCTCGTATTGATGGAGACGCCTATCACTGGCCTCATTCAGAACATCTACGACACACACTACCAG CGGTTGTCCCTGGCAGTGCAGGACTCAATGGCTCTGGCAAATGAAGCCGCGAATGAGGCCGTATCCAGTATTCACGTGGTACGGAGCTTTAACACCGAAAAACAAGAGGCCCGTCGCTATGACGACCGcttgatggacacacacattctcaaGACCCGCCGGGACACTGTCACGGCTGTTTACCTGCTCGCACGGAGG tTGACAGGTTTGGGCATGCAGGTCTTAATGTTGTACTACGGCAGGCTGTTCATCCGGAGCGGACAGATGACCACTGGCAACCTGGTTTCCTTCATCCTCTACCAGTCAGACCTTGGAGACAACATCAGG ACACTCACCTACATCTTCGGAGACATGCTGAACTCGGTGGGGGCTGCTGGCAAAGTGTTTGAGTACCTGGACCGAAAACCTCAGGTCAGCACAGAGGGAAAACTCAAACCTGATCAGCTGGCAGGCGCCGTCAGCTTCCACCATCTCAACTTCGCCTATCCTTCATGCCCCAACAAGACAGTGCTGCAG GACTTTTCTCTGGAGCTGAAGTCAGGTCAGATGACGGCACTGGTGGGTCCCTCCGGAGAAGGAAAAAGCACCTGTGTGAGTCTGCTGCAGCGATTCTATGAGCCGCAGGATGGAGAAATCCTATTGGACAATAAACCACTGAAATCCTATGACCACCATTTCCTCCACAAGAAG ATTGCAGTGGTGAACCAGGAGCCTGTGCTCTTCTCTGGCTCCATCAGAGACAACATCGCCTACGGGCTTGCCGACTGCTCATTGGATGAGATCCAGGAAGCAGCACGCAAAGCCAACGCCCATGACTTCATCAAGCAGATGGAGAAAGGCTACGATACAG AGGTGGGTGAGGGTGGCGGCCAGATGTCCAAGAGCGAGAGGCAGCGGATCGCCATTGCTCGAGCTCTGGTCAGACAGCCACAGGTCCTCATTCTGGATGAAATAACCAGCTCTCTGGACAGCGAGAGTGAAAATAAG GTTCAGCAGGCCCTGGCTAGTTGTCCCAACCAGACCCTGCTGGTGATCGCTCACAGGCTGAAGACCATCGAGAAGGCAGATCAGATCGTTGTGATTGGTGAAGGCAGAGTTCGGGAGCGAGGGACTCACCAGGAACTGATGGACAGGAAGGGGAGCTACTACAAACTGAGAGAGAAGCTCTTCACTGAGGGAAACTCACCACAGTGA
- the psmb9a gene encoding proteasome subunit beta type-9, which produces MLEETGPEWLSEEVKTGTTIIAVEYNGGVVLGSDSRVSAGASVVNRVMNKLSPLHDKIYCALSGSAADAQTIAEMVNYQLDVHSIEIGEDPQVRSAATLVKNISYKYKEELSAHLIVAGWDRRDGGQVFATLNGLLTRQPFAVGGSGSSYVYGFVDAEFRRAMSKEECQQLVVNTLSLAMNRDGSSGGVAYVVTIDNHSAEEKVILGNDLPTFFDQ; this is translated from the exons ATGTTGGAAGAAACGGGGCCAGAGTGGTTGTCCGAGGAGGTGAAAACCGGA ACAACCATCATTGCCGTCGAATATAATGGAGGGGTCGTGCTGGGGTCTGATTCCCGGGTGTCTGCAGG GGCATCGGTGGTGAACAGGGTGATGAACAAGCTGTCTCCCCTCCACGACAAGATCTACTGTGCTCTGTCAGGCTCTGCAGCAGACGCTCAGACCATCGCTGAGATGGTCAACTACCAGCTAGACGTTCACAG TATTGAGATAGGTGAGGACCCCCAGGTTCGCTCAGCTGCCACTCTGGTGAAGAACATCTCGTACAAGTACAAGGAGGAGCTGTCAGCACATCTCATCGTGGCCGGCTGGGACAGAAGAGATGGAGGGCAG GTGTTTGCAACCCTGAATGGTCTCCTGACAAGGCAACCTTTTGCAGTTGGTGGCTCTGGCAGCTCATATGTTTATGGGTTTGTTGATGCTGAGTTTCGCAGGGCCATGAGCAAGGAGGAGTGCCAGCAGTTGGTTGTCAACa CTCTCTCTTTGGCAATGAACCGTGATGGCTCCAGTGGTGGCGTGGCCTATGTTGTCACCATCGATAACCACAGCGCAGAGGAGAAAGTCATTCTAGGAAATGACTTACCCACCTTCTTTGATCAGTGA
- the psmb8a gene encoding proteasome subunit beta type-8, which yields MALFDVSGFKPYSELRGQILPAGQTHLVDRTNHYNFGTKTQEFAVPLGVDPSGFLKSCNRDGGVCIEMNHGTTTLAFKFRHGVIVAVDSRASAGRYLASNDVNKVIEINPYLLGTMSGSAADCQYWERLLAKECRLYRLRNKHRISVAAASKLLSNMMLGYRGMGLSMGSMICGWDKEGPGLYYVDDNGTRLSGRMFSTGCGNSYAYGVVDSGYREDMTVEEAYDLGRRGIAHATHRDAYSGGVVNMYHMQEDGWIKVCKEDVSELIHRYRKGMF from the exons ATGGCTCTTTTCGACGTAAGTGGGTTTAAGCCTTATTCTGAGCTCCGCGGGCAGATTCTTCCAGCAGGTCAGACGCACCTCGTCGACCGAACCAACCACTACAATTTCGGGACCAAAACCCAAGAATTTGCGGTTCCTTTGGGTGTAGAC CCCTCAGGGTTTCTCAAGTCCTGTAACCGTGACGGCGGTGTGTGTATAGAGATGAACCACGGTACGACCACCCTGGCCTTCAAGTTCAGACATGGAGTCATCGTGGCTGTGGACTCCAGAGCCTCAGCTGGCCGGTACTTGG CGTCCAATGACGTCAACAAGGTCATAGAGATCAACCCCTACCTGCTGGGCACCATGTCGGGCAGCGCTGCGGACTGCCAGTACTGGGAGAGACTCCTGGCCAAAGAATGCAG GCTGTACAGACTGAGGAACAAGCACAGGATCTCTGTGGCTGCTGCCTCCAAGCTGCTGTCTAACATGATGCTGGGTTACAGGGGCATGGGCCTCTCTATGGGAAGCATGATCTGTGGATGGGACAAAGAG GGCCCTGGTCTGTACTATGTGGATGATAATGGGACGCGTTTGTCCGGCCGTATGTTCTCTACCGGCTGTGGGAACAGCTACGCCTACGGTGTAGTGGACAGCGGTTACCGGGAAGACATGACGGTGGAGGAGGCGTATGACCTGGGCCGTCGGGGCATTGCTCACGCTACACACAGGGATGCTTACTCTGGAGGGGTGGTCAACA tGTACCACATGCAGGAGGATGGCTGGATAAAGGTGTGTAAGGAGGACGTATCAGAGTTGATCCACCGCTACAGGAAGGGAATGTTCTGA
- the psmb12 gene encoding proteasome 20S subunit beta 12 — MEKHCTDSQVKGVSTGTTILAATFDGGVVIGSDSRASIGGEYVSSKTINKVIQVHDRIFCCMAGSLADAQAVTKAAKFHLSFHSVQMETPPLVISAASVLKELCYKNKDELQAGFITAGWDRKKGPQVYVVSLGGMLISQPVTIGGSGSTYIYGYVDAKYKPNMSREECLQFATNALALAMGRDNVSGGVAHLVVITEKGVEHVVVPGDKLPKFHDE; from the exons ATGGAGAAACACTGCACGGACTCACAAGTCAAAGGCGTCAGCACAGGG ACCACCATCCTGGCTGCCACTTTTGATGGAGGGGTCGTGATTGGGTCAGATTCCCGGGCATCCATTGGAGG cGAATATGTATCATCGAAGACAATCAACAAGGTGATTCAGGTTCATGACCGGATCTTCTGCTGCATGGCTGGCTCACTCGCAGATGCTCAGGCCGTCACCAAGGCGGCAAAGTTCCACCTGTCCTTCCACag TGTCCAGATGGAGACCCCTCCTCTGGTGATATCAGCAGCATCGGTGCTGAAAGAACTgtgttacaaaaacaaagatgagcTACAGGCCGGCTTCATCACAGCAGGCTGGGACAGGAAGAAGGGACCACAG GTGTACGTAGTGTCTCTAGGTGGGATGTTAATCAGTCAGCCGGTTACCATCGGTGGCTCAGGCAGTACTTACATCTACGGCTACGTTGACGCCAAATACAAACCCAACATGAGCAGAGAGGAATGCCTACAGTTCGCCACTAATG CTCTAGCTCTGGCCATGGGCAGAGACAACGTCAGCGGGGGCGTGGCTCACCTGGTGGTGATCACGGAAAAGGGGGTGGAGCATGTGGTTGTCCCTGGTGACAAGCTGCCCAAGTTCCATGATGAGTGA
- the psmb13a gene encoding proteasome 20S subunit beta 13a, which translates to MALSNVLETPAAGFNFDNAARNAALEGLFEGGQAPKPLKTGTTIAGLVFKDGVVLGADTRATSSEVVADKMCAKIHYIAPNIYCCGAGTAADTEKTTDLLSSNLTIFSLNSGRNPRVVMAVNILQDMLYRYHGQIGANLILGGVDCTGNHLYTVGPYGSVNKVPYLAMGSGDLAALGILEDGFKPDLELEEAKELVRVAIHAGIMSDLGSGNNIDICVITRQGVDYIRPYQESEYKDNRKMKYRYRPGTTPVLTEKVVPLKLEVVQETVQQMDTA; encoded by the exons ATGGCGCTATCAAATGTCCTCGAAACTCCTGCAGCGGGGTTTAATTTCGACAACGCGGCGAG GAACGCTGCATTAGAGGGTCTTTTTGAAGGAGGACAGGCACCTAAACCTCTGAAAACAGGCACCACGATAGCAGGGCTGGTGTTCAAG GATGGGGTGGTGCTGGGAGCAGACACAAGAGCTACCTCCAGTGAAGTGGTGGCCGACAAGATGTGCGCCAAGATCCATTACATTGCTCCAAATATATA tTGTTGTGGAGCAGGTACAGCAGCAGATACAGAGAAGACCACCGATCTTCTCTCCTCCAACCTCACCATTTTCTCTCTGAACAGCGGGAGGAACCCTCGTGTCGTCATGGCCGTCAACATACTACAGGATATGCTGTACAG GTATCACGGCCAAATTGGTGCCAATCTTATACTGGGAGGAGTAGATTGTACTGGGAACCACCTGTACACGGTGGGGCCATATGGGAGCGTAAATAAGGTGCCTTACCTAGCAATGG GATCTGGTGATCTGGCTGCTCTTGGGATCCTAGAGGACGGGTTCAAACCTGACCTGGAG CTGGAGGAGGCGAAGGAGCTGGTGCGTGTTGCCATCCACGCAGGAATCATGAGTGACCTCGGCTCAGGCAACAACATCGACATCTGTGTCATCACCAGACAGGGAGTGGACTACATCAGACCCTACCAGGAGTCAGAGTACAAAGACAATAG GAAAATGAAATACAGATATCGTCCAGGCACGACACCGGTTCTGACAGAGAAAGTAGTCCCCTTAAAGCTGGAGGTTGTACAGGAGACCGTGCAGCAGATGGACACAGCCTGA